The stretch of DNA GCTGCCGGGGCGGCGCAGTTGCGCCATCTGCTCCAAGCGTTCCTGAACGGCCCGCCGTACGGTGGTAGGAGCGCCGATCTGCGCCGCGGTCAGCAAAAAGCCCAGCAACCCGCCGGACTCGCGTTGCAAGCGCGCGTGGACGCCGAGCACCTCGTCGATCAGCTCCGAAAGCGGACGGTGCGGGTGCGCCAGGGCCACGTCCAGTTCCTCGCCCAGCCGCGCCGTCCAGAAGCGTTGAAGTTCGGAGAACAGCGCCATCTTGTTGGGGAAGAACTGGTAGAGAGATCCCACCGAGACGCCCGCCGTCTCGGCGATCCGATTGGTGGTCGCCTGCTCGAATCCTTCGGTCGTGAAAACTCGCGCCGCGGCGTTCAGCAGACGCTCCACCATCTGGCGGCTGCGGGCCTGCCGGGGAGTCTTGCGCGTGGAGAACGCGAGTGGCACCTCTCGCTCCCCGGGGCGTTTCGAGTCCGGAGCGATCTTTTTCATCCTTCGAAACGCGAGTTGAGAAAGTGAGCAATCATTCGCATACTGTCATCCTAGCTTTCACAGGAGGTGGCGTGAATCAACCGGAGTTTCTCAACGTCGGGCAGGTGCGAACTCGTCACGTGACGCAGGGCGAAGGTGAGCCGGTCGTGCTGCTGCACGGCATCGGACGCAGCCTCGAAGACTGGGCCGACACCGTGCCCGCGTTCGCCGCGCACCACCGGGTGTACGCGCTGGACCTCATCGGCTTCGGCTTGACCGACAAACCCGACGTGCCGTACACCCTGCCAGGTCTGGCGCGCTTCGTGCGGCACTACCTGGACGCCGTCGGCGAAACGCGCCCGGTGCACCTCGTCGGCAACTCCATGGGGGGCGCCGTGGCTCAGCAGTTCGCCGCGATGTACCCGCAGCAAGTTCGGAAGCTGGTGCTGGTGAACAGCGCCGGGTTCGGACGCGAAGTCACGTTCGTCTTGCGCCTGCTCGCCGTGCCGAAGCTGGGCGAGTGGCTGATGGCCCCCAATCCGCGCAACAGCGCCCGCGCCGTGCAAGGCCTGTTCCACGACTCCCGGTTCGCCACCGCAGAACGCCGCCGGCACGCCCAGCTTCTCGCGCGGCAGCCGAATCGAGCCCGGTCGTATCTCAGCGTCGCCCGGTTTCTCGGAGGATGGCGCGGCGTGCATCCACATTGGCGAGAAGCGCTGACGCGACAAGTGGCCGAACGGAAACTTGCCACGTTGATCATCTGGGGCGATCGAGACAAGATTTTGCCCGCCAAGCATCTGGAGCACGCCCGAAGGGTGTATCCGCACGCCCGAAGCCACCTTTTTCCGCAGACCGGTCACATGCCTCAAATCGAGCGGGCCGGGGAATTCAACGCGCTGGTCCTGAAGTTTCTAGGAGAATGACCATGATTCCGTATTCGTTCACCGGAGGCATCGCCGTGCTGACGGGCGCCGCCAGCGGCATCGGCCGGGCGCTGGCGACCGAACTCGCGCGGCAGGGCAGCCACCTCGCCCTCATCGACCGCGATCAAGACGGCCTGGAACGCGTGGCAGGCGAGTTGAGGCGTCAGTACCCGCGCCTTCACGTCACCACCCACCCGTTCGACCTCGCCGAGACCGAGCAGATTCCCGCGCTGGCCGACGCTGTGCTGCGCGAACATCGCCGCGTCACCCTGCTGATCAACAACGCGGGCGTGGCGCTGGGCGGCACCTTCGACGAACTCACCTTGGAAGAATTCGAGTGGGTGCAGAGCATCAACTTCCGAGCGGTCGTCGCCTTGTGCAAAGCGTTCCTGCCCGCCTTGAAAGCCGAGCTGCATCCGCACGTCGTGAACGTCTCCAGCTTGTACGGCATCGCCGCGCCTCCCGGCCAGAGCGCTTACGTGGCGAGCAAGTTCGCCGTTCGCGGCTTTTCCGAGGTGCTGCGGCACGAACTGGCTCCCGGAGGAATCGGCGTGACCGTCGTGCATCCCGGCGGCGTGCGAACGAACATCGCCAACAGCGCCCGCGTGAGCAGCGGCGTCAACGCCACGCCGCAAGAAATCGCCGCCCAGACGCGCGCCATGAACCGCGTGCTGCGCCTCGACCCCGCCAAGGCGGCCGACATGATCTTGAACGCCGTCCGCAAGCGCTCACCGCGCGTCCTCGTGGGCAACGACGCCAAGGCCATCGACATGCTGGTGCGCACCCTACCCGCCACGTACTGGACGGCACTGCGCCGCCTTCTGCCCGTGCGCGGCAAGGTGAACGGGTGAGCCGCGTCCGCCGCCGTTGGCTGCTCGCCGCCGGATTGCTGGGAGTGACGCTCGTCGGGCGCGCCGCACGAACTCGCCCCAGCGTGCAGATGCGGCTCGCCAAGGTGTTCTTGCGCCTCACTCGGCGCGAAAGCGAGCTCGACGCCTACCGCGCCCGCCCCTACCCGCGCGCCGCGCCCGTCAAGCCCTCCTTGCGCGAGTTTTGCGACGTCCGCGAACGCCAAGTGCAAGGCCGCCCCGTGTACGATTTGACGCCGAAACACGGCGCTTCGGACTGGCACTTCATCTACACCCACGGTGGAGGCTATACGGGCGCCCTCGTCAGCGCTCACTGGGACGTCGTTGAATCGTTGGTTCGTTTAACGGGCGCGAGCGTGACGGTGCCGCTCTACCCGCTCACTCCGGAGCACACGTACGAGGCGGCGTACTCTCTGCTGGAAGCGGTGTACCGCGACCTC from Deinococcus yavapaiensis KR-236 encodes:
- a CDS encoding SDR family NAD(P)-dependent oxidoreductase, producing MIPYSFTGGIAVLTGAASGIGRALATELARQGSHLALIDRDQDGLERVAGELRRQYPRLHVTTHPFDLAETEQIPALADAVLREHRRVTLLINNAGVALGGTFDELTLEEFEWVQSINFRAVVALCKAFLPALKAELHPHVVNVSSLYGIAAPPGQSAYVASKFAVRGFSEVLRHELAPGGIGVTVVHPGGVRTNIANSARVSSGVNATPQEIAAQTRAMNRVLRLDPAKAADMILNAVRKRSPRVLVGNDAKAIDMLVRTLPATYWTALRRLLPVRGKVNG
- a CDS encoding alpha/beta fold hydrolase; the protein is MNQPEFLNVGQVRTRHVTQGEGEPVVLLHGIGRSLEDWADTVPAFAAHHRVYALDLIGFGLTDKPDVPYTLPGLARFVRHYLDAVGETRPVHLVGNSMGGAVAQQFAAMYPQQVRKLVLVNSAGFGREVTFVLRLLAVPKLGEWLMAPNPRNSARAVQGLFHDSRFATAERRRHAQLLARQPNRARSYLSVARFLGGWRGVHPHWREALTRQVAERKLATLIIWGDRDKILPAKHLEHARRVYPHARSHLFPQTGHMPQIERAGEFNALVLKFLGE
- a CDS encoding TetR/AcrR family transcriptional regulator: MPLAFSTRKTPRQARSRQMVERLLNAAARVFTTEGFEQATTNRIAETAGVSVGSLYQFFPNKMALFSELQRFWTARLGEELDVALAHPHRPLSELIDEVLGVHARLQRESGGLLGFLLTAAQIGAPTTVRRAVQERLEQMAQLRRPGSDPVRNRLMAQMTLHLADALYTIDPGGASDPHIRAQVRLALLGYLRLALDER